The Clarias gariepinus isolate MV-2021 ecotype Netherlands chromosome 7, CGAR_prim_01v2, whole genome shotgun sequence genome includes a window with the following:
- the trpm7 gene encoding transient receptor potential cation channel subfamily M member 7 isoform X2, with protein sequence MSQKSWIESTFTKRECVYILPVSKDPHRCLPGCQICQQLVRCCCGRLVRQHAGFTASLAMKYSDVKLGEGAGLGTRLGARLGAEQEEWSMERHTEQSPTDAYGIINFQGGSHSYRAKYVRLSYDSRPEAILRLMLKEWQMELPKILISVHGGIQNFELHPRIKQVVGKGLIKAAVTTGAWILTGGVNTGVAKHVGDALKEHSTRSARKICTIGIAPWGVIENRNDLIGRDVVAPYQTLLNPLSKLNVLNNLHSHFILVDDGTVGKYGAEVNLRRELEKHINLQRIHARIGQGVPVVALIFEGGPNVILTVLEYLQESPPVPVVVCEGTGRAADILSFVHKQTEDDGSLPDGVELDIIATIKKTFNFSQNDAVHLFQTLMECMKNKELITVFDVSSEEHQDIDVAILKALLKGTDASAFDQLVLTLAWNRVDIAKDHVFVYGQKLLVDSLEQAMLDALVMDRVEFVKLLIENGVSMHRFLTVSRLEELYNTKQLPANPTLLQLVRDVKQGNLPPNYKVTLIDVGLVIEHLMGGTYRCNYTRKRFRIIYNNLHGNTRRSGRGPPSAPSLRKGHEPFSIQADKKEKTRHNHFIKTAQPYKPRMDSGGDVQHRRSKEEVVDIDDPETWRFPYPFNELLVWAVLMKRQKMALFFWQHGEENMAKALVACKLSRSMSYEAKKSDVVDDMSEELKEYSNEFGQLAVDLLEQSFRQDEMMAMKLLTYELKNWSNSTCLNLAVSSRLRPFVAHTCTQMLLSDIWMGRLNMRKNSW encoded by the exons ATG TCCCAGAAATCCTGGATAGAGAGCACTTTCACCAAGAGGGAATGTGTCTACATACTGCCAGTGTCCAAGGAcccacacag ATGCCTTCCAGGATGTCAGATCTGCCAGCAGCTCGTCAG gtgcTGCTGCGGCCGGCTGGTCCGGCAGCACGCCGGGTTCACAGCGAGTCTGGCGATGAAGTACTCGGATGTGAAGCTGGGTGAGGGGGCGGGGTTAGGAACAAGGTTGGGGGCGAGGTTAGGGGCGGAGCAAGAGGAATGGAGCATGGAAAGGCACACGGAGCAAAGTCCCACCGACGCCTACGGCATCATCAACTTCCAGGGAGGATCACACTCTTACAGAGCCAAG tatgtacgtcTGTCGTACGACTCCCGGCCCGAGGCGATCCTCAGGTTGATGCTGAAGGAGTGGCAGATGGAGCTCCCGAAGATCCTGATCTCGGTCCACGGAGGGATCCAGAACTTCGAGCTTCATCCTCGCATCAAACAGGTGGTGGGGAAGGGACTCATCAAGGCAGCGGTCACCACGGGGGCGTGGATCCTCACCGGGGGCGTCAATACAG gtgtggcGAAGCACGTGGGAGACGCGCTGAAGGAACACTCAACCCGCTCTGCTCGGAAGATTTGCACCATCGGTATCGCCCCCTGGGGTGTGATCGAGAACCGTAACGACCTCATTGGGAGAgat gtggtaGCCCCCTATCAGACCCTCCTGAACCCCCTGAGTAAGCTGAATGTGTTGAATAACCTGCACTCGCATTTCATCCTGGTGGACGACGGCACGGTGGGGAAGTACGGCGCCGAGGTCAACCTGCGGAGGGAGCTAGAGAAGCACATCAACCTGCAGAGGATACACGCAC gtatcgGGCAGGGTGTGCCAGTGGTAGCGCTGATCTTTGAAGGGGGACCGAATGTGATCCTGACGGTGCTGGAGTACCTGCAGGAGAGTCCACCTGTCCCCGTCGTAGTGTGTGAAGGGACAGGGCGAGCTGCAGACATCCTGTCTTTTGTCCATAAACAAACCGAGGACGATGG TAGTCTTCCAGACGGTGTTGAGCTGGACATCATTGCGACAATCAAGAAAACCTTTAACTTCAGTCAGAATGACGCTGTGCACCTCTTCCAGACGCTCATGGAGTGTATGAAAAACAAAGAgctg atcACTGTGTTTGATGTCAGCTCAGAGGAACATCAGGACATTGACGTGGCCATCCTGAAGGCTCTGCTTAaag gcactGATGCTTCTGCGTTTGACCAGCTCGTACTGACGCTGGCGTGGAACCGAGTGGACATCGCAAAAGATCACGTCTTTGTTTACGGACAAAAGTTacta gtagaTTCTTTAGAACAGGCCATGCTGGACGCGTTGGTGATGGACCGTGTGGAGTTTGTAAAGCTGCTAATCGAGAACGGTGTGAGCATGCACAGGTTCCTCACTGTTTCACGCCTGGAGGAGCTTTACAAcacg AAGCAACTGCCTGCGAACCCCACGTTGCTGCAGCTCGTCAGAGATGTTAAACAg GGGAACCTCCCTCCGAACTACAAGGTGACTCTGATCGATGTGGGTTTGGTGATCGAGCACCTGATGGGAGGGACGTACCGCTGTAACTACACACGCAAGCGCTTCAGGATCATCTACAACAACCTGCACGGCAACACGCGG CGATCGGGTCGCGGCCCCCCCAGCGCGCCCTCACTGCGGAAAGGTCACGAGCCCTTCAGCATCCAGGCCGACAAGAAGGAGAAAACCCGGCACAACCACTTCATCAAAACGGCTCAGCCTTACAAACCGAGG ATGGACTCGGGCGGTGACGTCCAGCACAGGCGGAGCAAGGAGGAGGTCGTGGACATCGACGACCCGGAGACCTGGCGCTTCCCCTACCCGTTTAACGAGCTGCTGGTGTGGGCCGTGCTGATGAAGCGGCAGAAGATGGCGCTGTTCTTCTGGCAGCACGGAGAGGAGAACATGGCCAAGGCCCTCGTTGCCTGCAAGCTGAGCCGCTCCATGAGCTACGAGGCCAAGAAGAGCGACGTGGTGGACGACATGTCTGAGGAGCTCAAGGAGTACTCCAA tgagttTGGCCAGCTGGCGGTGGACCTGTTGGAGCAGTCCTTCCGGCAGGATGAGATGATGGCGATGAAGCTGCTGACCTATGAGCTAAAGAACTGGAGCAATTCCACGTGTCTGAACCTGGCCGTTTCGTCACGCCTGCGGCCGTTCGTCGCTCACACGTGCACGCAGATGCTGCTGTCTGACATCTGGATGGGTCGCCTCAACATGCGCAAGAACTCCTG gtga
- the zgc:123258 gene encoding signal peptide peptidase-like 2A isoform X3, with protein MRTALWMILSLTLLSGRSECHEAVLHVSDWALQREYCMVYNASLSNISSSLDDAVRYRLVNLTRTTLCSAGDVSPKSVKDAAVCVMRGECSFSQKAQVAQQLGAAALLIASTQPMGTPVANDSDGKVTIPLALMRYRDFLDMQKVFSEQMEVQLYAPPTPDFDPSILIMLAIAVFTVAMGGFWSGAAEKAKQSVTVLSPGEEKSDSGDLTLYSPLKVVLFVVLMCVMLVLMYFYFKYLVYVIIVIFCLASATGLYSCLEALLNAVGCSKLSVSCQEKSFSVRNMLLAAVCITLAVIWGVYRNEDRWIWILQDVLGIAFCLNFMKTITLSNYKICVILLSLLLIYDVFFVFITPFFTPNGESIMVQVALGPGGGGDKLPVVMRIPRFAAWAENLCEMQFSILGYGDIIIPGLLVAYCHRFDVWIGSSNRIYYVSCAVAYTLGLVLTFVVMLLSKMGQPALLYLVPFTLITSGVLAWRRKEFRQFWAGTTYQVLDSSREPLIPDGDAEYPGGVRKC; from the exons AGCGAGTGTCATGAGGCCGTCCTGCACGTCTCAGATTGGGCCTTGCAGAGGGAGTACTGTATGGTTTACAATGCATCCTTGTCCAACATCTCCAGCTCTCTGGATGATGCT gTACGGTACAGGCTGGTGAACCTGACCCGGACCACCCTGTGCAGTGCGGGCGATGTAAGCCCAAAGTCGGTGAAGGATGCGGCCGTGTGTGTGATGAGGGGGGAGTGTTCCTTCAGCCAGAAAGCTCAGGTGGCTCAGCAGCTTGGAGCCGCGGCGCTCCTCATCGCCAGCACACAGCCAATG GGCACGCCAGTAGCCAACGACAGCGATGGTAAAGTGACCATTCCTCTGGCGCTCATGAGGTACCGCGACTTCCTGGACATGCAGAAG GTGTTTTCTGAGCAGATGGAGGTGCAGCTCTATGCTCCGCCCACCCCTGACTTTGACCCTAGCATCCTCATCATGCTCGCGATCGCCGTCTTCACCGTGGCCATGGGCGGCTTCTGGAGCGGCGCCGCTGAGAA ggcgaAGCAGAGTGTGACGGTGCTCTCTCCAGGAGAGGAGAAGTCGGACAGTGGGGATCTAACCCTCTACTCCCCGCTGAAGGTGGTGCTATTCGTCGTGCTGATGTGTGTGATGCTCGTCCTCATGTACTTCTACTTCAAGTACCTGG TGTATGTCATCATCGTGATCTTCTGCTTGGCGTCCGCGACGGGACTCTACAGCTGCCTGGAGGCTCTACTGAACGCTGTGGGGTGCAGCAAACTCAg cgtgTCTTGTCAGGAGAAGAGCTTCTCTGTGAGGAACATGCTGCTGGCTGCCGTGTGCATCACTCTGGCTGTGATCTGGGGTGTGTACCGAAATGAGGACAG gtggatCTGGATCCTACAGGATGTGCTCGGGATCGCCTTTTGTCTAAACTTCATGAAGACCATCACACTGTCTAATTACAAG atctGTGTGATCCTGCTTAGCCTGCTGCTCATTTACGACGTCTTCTTCGTCTTCATCACGCCGTTCTTCACACCC AATGGCGAGAGCATCATGGTTCAAGTCGCCCTCGGCCCAGGTGGTGGAGGAGATAAG CTGCCTGTGGTGATGCGTATTCCCCGGTTCGCGGCGTGGGCTGAGAATCTGTGTGAGATGCAGTTCTCCATCCTGGGATACGGTGACATCATTATTCCAG GCCTGTTGGTGGCGTACTGTCACCGCTTTGATGTTTGGATCGGCAGTTCAAACAGAATCTACTACGTCTCCTGCGCTGTCG cgtacACCCTGGGTCTGGTGTTGACCTTCGTGGTCATGTTGTTGTCTAAGATGGGTCAGCCCGCCCTGCTGTACCTGGTCCCCTTCACCCTGATCACCAGCGGCGTTCTCGCCTGGAGGCGTAAGGAGTTCCGACAATTCTGGGCCGGAACCACGTACCAG GTGTTGGACTCATCCAGGGAACCTTTAATACCAG atggAGACGCTGAATATCCCGGCGGAGTGAGGAAGTGCTGA
- the zgc:123258 gene encoding signal peptide peptidase-like 2A isoform X1 produces the protein MRTALWMILSLTLLSGRSECHEAVLHVSDWALQREYCMVYNASLSNISSSLDDAVRYRLVNLTRTTLCSAGDVSPKSVKDAAVCVMRGECSFSQKAQVAQQLGAAALLIASTQPMGTPVANDSDGKVTIPLALMRYRDFLDMQKVFSEQMEVQLYAPPTPDFDPSILIMLAIAVFTVAMGGFWSGAAEKAKQSVTVLSPGEEKSDSGDLTLYSPLKVVLFVVLMCVMLVLMYFYFKYLVYVIIVIFCLASATGLYSCLEALLNAVGCSKLSVSCQEKSFSVRNMLLAAVCITLAVIWGVYRNEDRWIWILQDVLGIAFCLNFMKTITLSNYKICVILLSLLLIYDVFFVFITPFFTPNGESIMVQVALGPGGGGDKGGGGVFIPADPTPTNEKLPVVMRIPRFAAWAENLCEMQFSILGYGDIIIPGLLVAYCHRFDVWIGSSNRIYYVSCAVAYTLGLVLTFVVMLLSKMGQPALLYLVPFTLITSGVLAWRRKEFRQFWAGTTYQVLDSSREPLIPDGDAEYPGGVRKC, from the exons AGCGAGTGTCATGAGGCCGTCCTGCACGTCTCAGATTGGGCCTTGCAGAGGGAGTACTGTATGGTTTACAATGCATCCTTGTCCAACATCTCCAGCTCTCTGGATGATGCT gTACGGTACAGGCTGGTGAACCTGACCCGGACCACCCTGTGCAGTGCGGGCGATGTAAGCCCAAAGTCGGTGAAGGATGCGGCCGTGTGTGTGATGAGGGGGGAGTGTTCCTTCAGCCAGAAAGCTCAGGTGGCTCAGCAGCTTGGAGCCGCGGCGCTCCTCATCGCCAGCACACAGCCAATG GGCACGCCAGTAGCCAACGACAGCGATGGTAAAGTGACCATTCCTCTGGCGCTCATGAGGTACCGCGACTTCCTGGACATGCAGAAG GTGTTTTCTGAGCAGATGGAGGTGCAGCTCTATGCTCCGCCCACCCCTGACTTTGACCCTAGCATCCTCATCATGCTCGCGATCGCCGTCTTCACCGTGGCCATGGGCGGCTTCTGGAGCGGCGCCGCTGAGAA ggcgaAGCAGAGTGTGACGGTGCTCTCTCCAGGAGAGGAGAAGTCGGACAGTGGGGATCTAACCCTCTACTCCCCGCTGAAGGTGGTGCTATTCGTCGTGCTGATGTGTGTGATGCTCGTCCTCATGTACTTCTACTTCAAGTACCTGG TGTATGTCATCATCGTGATCTTCTGCTTGGCGTCCGCGACGGGACTCTACAGCTGCCTGGAGGCTCTACTGAACGCTGTGGGGTGCAGCAAACTCAg cgtgTCTTGTCAGGAGAAGAGCTTCTCTGTGAGGAACATGCTGCTGGCTGCCGTGTGCATCACTCTGGCTGTGATCTGGGGTGTGTACCGAAATGAGGACAG gtggatCTGGATCCTACAGGATGTGCTCGGGATCGCCTTTTGTCTAAACTTCATGAAGACCATCACACTGTCTAATTACAAG atctGTGTGATCCTGCTTAGCCTGCTGCTCATTTACGACGTCTTCTTCGTCTTCATCACGCCGTTCTTCACACCC AATGGCGAGAGCATCATGGTTCAAGTCGCCCTCGGCCCAGGTGGTGGAGGAGATAAG GGCGGTGGAGGCGTGTTCATTCCAGCGGATCCCACGCCCACAAATGAAAAA CTGCCTGTGGTGATGCGTATTCCCCGGTTCGCGGCGTGGGCTGAGAATCTGTGTGAGATGCAGTTCTCCATCCTGGGATACGGTGACATCATTATTCCAG GCCTGTTGGTGGCGTACTGTCACCGCTTTGATGTTTGGATCGGCAGTTCAAACAGAATCTACTACGTCTCCTGCGCTGTCG cgtacACCCTGGGTCTGGTGTTGACCTTCGTGGTCATGTTGTTGTCTAAGATGGGTCAGCCCGCCCTGCTGTACCTGGTCCCCTTCACCCTGATCACCAGCGGCGTTCTCGCCTGGAGGCGTAAGGAGTTCCGACAATTCTGGGCCGGAACCACGTACCAG GTGTTGGACTCATCCAGGGAACCTTTAATACCAG atggAGACGCTGAATATCCCGGCGGAGTGAGGAAGTGCTGA
- the zgc:123258 gene encoding signal peptide peptidase-like 2A isoform X2 → MRTALWMILSLTLLSGRSECHEAVLHVSDWALQREYCMVYNASLSNISSSLDDAVRYRLVNLTRTTLCSAGDVSPKSVKDAAVCVMRGECSFSQKAQVAQQLGAAALLIASTQPMGTPVANDSDGKVTIPLALMRYRDFLDMQKVFSEQMEVQLYAPPTPDFDPSILIMLAIAVFTVAMGGFWSGAAEKAKQSVTVLSPGEEKSDSGDLTLYSPLKVVLFVVLMCVMLVLMYFYFKYLVYVIIVIFCLASATGLYSCLEALLNAVGCSKLSVSCQEKSFSVRNMLLAAVCITLAVIWGVYRNEDRWIWILQDVLGIAFCLNFMKTITLSNYKICVILLSLLLIYDVFFVFITPFFTPNGESIMVQVALGPGGGGDKGGGGVFIPADPTPTNEKLPVVMRIPRFAAWAENLCEMQFSILGYGDIIIPGLLVAYCHRFDVWIGSSNRIYYVSCAVAYTLGLVLTFVVMLLSKMGQPALLYLVPFTLITSGVLAWRRKEFRQFWAGTTYQMETLNIPAE, encoded by the exons AGCGAGTGTCATGAGGCCGTCCTGCACGTCTCAGATTGGGCCTTGCAGAGGGAGTACTGTATGGTTTACAATGCATCCTTGTCCAACATCTCCAGCTCTCTGGATGATGCT gTACGGTACAGGCTGGTGAACCTGACCCGGACCACCCTGTGCAGTGCGGGCGATGTAAGCCCAAAGTCGGTGAAGGATGCGGCCGTGTGTGTGATGAGGGGGGAGTGTTCCTTCAGCCAGAAAGCTCAGGTGGCTCAGCAGCTTGGAGCCGCGGCGCTCCTCATCGCCAGCACACAGCCAATG GGCACGCCAGTAGCCAACGACAGCGATGGTAAAGTGACCATTCCTCTGGCGCTCATGAGGTACCGCGACTTCCTGGACATGCAGAAG GTGTTTTCTGAGCAGATGGAGGTGCAGCTCTATGCTCCGCCCACCCCTGACTTTGACCCTAGCATCCTCATCATGCTCGCGATCGCCGTCTTCACCGTGGCCATGGGCGGCTTCTGGAGCGGCGCCGCTGAGAA ggcgaAGCAGAGTGTGACGGTGCTCTCTCCAGGAGAGGAGAAGTCGGACAGTGGGGATCTAACCCTCTACTCCCCGCTGAAGGTGGTGCTATTCGTCGTGCTGATGTGTGTGATGCTCGTCCTCATGTACTTCTACTTCAAGTACCTGG TGTATGTCATCATCGTGATCTTCTGCTTGGCGTCCGCGACGGGACTCTACAGCTGCCTGGAGGCTCTACTGAACGCTGTGGGGTGCAGCAAACTCAg cgtgTCTTGTCAGGAGAAGAGCTTCTCTGTGAGGAACATGCTGCTGGCTGCCGTGTGCATCACTCTGGCTGTGATCTGGGGTGTGTACCGAAATGAGGACAG gtggatCTGGATCCTACAGGATGTGCTCGGGATCGCCTTTTGTCTAAACTTCATGAAGACCATCACACTGTCTAATTACAAG atctGTGTGATCCTGCTTAGCCTGCTGCTCATTTACGACGTCTTCTTCGTCTTCATCACGCCGTTCTTCACACCC AATGGCGAGAGCATCATGGTTCAAGTCGCCCTCGGCCCAGGTGGTGGAGGAGATAAG GGCGGTGGAGGCGTGTTCATTCCAGCGGATCCCACGCCCACAAATGAAAAA CTGCCTGTGGTGATGCGTATTCCCCGGTTCGCGGCGTGGGCTGAGAATCTGTGTGAGATGCAGTTCTCCATCCTGGGATACGGTGACATCATTATTCCAG GCCTGTTGGTGGCGTACTGTCACCGCTTTGATGTTTGGATCGGCAGTTCAAACAGAATCTACTACGTCTCCTGCGCTGTCG cgtacACCCTGGGTCTGGTGTTGACCTTCGTGGTCATGTTGTTGTCTAAGATGGGTCAGCCCGCCCTGCTGTACCTGGTCCCCTTCACCCTGATCACCAGCGGCGTTCTCGCCTGGAGGCGTAAGGAGTTCCGACAATTCTGGGCCGGAACCACGTACCAG atggAGACGCTGAATATCCCGGCGGAGTGA